Proteins encoded within one genomic window of Guyparkeria hydrothermalis:
- the fliP gene encoding flagellar type III secretion system pore protein FliP (The bacterial flagellar biogenesis protein FliP forms a type III secretion system (T3SS)-type pore required for flagellar assembly.): protein MTARRLLAALLLAFGLFSVSLPVLAEPGLPAVTLTEGENGETQYSLTLQILALMTVLTLLPSMLLMMTSFTRIIIVLALLRQALGTVQTPSNQILLGLALFLTLFIMAPVFQKAYDEGVGPYMAEEITATEAIDRAAQPLRTFMLNQTRETDIALYQGIGDYPEFETPEDVPLTVLMAAFVTSELKTAFQIGFMIFIPFLIIDLVVASVLMSMGMMMLSPMIVSLPFKIMLFVLVDGWALLMGTLASSFYMGG from the coding sequence ATGACGGCTAGGCGCCTGCTTGCAGCCCTGCTGCTGGCGTTCGGTCTGTTCTCGGTCAGCCTGCCTGTGCTGGCCGAGCCCGGCCTGCCGGCAGTGACGCTGACCGAGGGCGAGAACGGCGAGACGCAGTACAGCCTCACGCTGCAGATCCTCGCCCTGATGACGGTGCTCACCCTGCTGCCGTCGATGCTGCTGATGATGACCTCGTTCACGCGGATCATCATCGTGCTGGCCCTGCTGCGCCAGGCGCTCGGGACGGTGCAGACGCCGTCGAACCAGATCCTGCTGGGGCTGGCCCTGTTCCTGACGCTGTTCATCATGGCGCCGGTGTTCCAGAAGGCCTACGACGAGGGCGTCGGGCCCTACATGGCCGAAGAAATCACCGCCACCGAGGCGATCGACCGAGCCGCCCAGCCGTTGCGCACCTTCATGCTCAACCAGACGCGCGAAACCGACATCGCGCTGTACCAGGGGATCGGTGACTACCCGGAGTTCGAGACGCCCGAAGACGTGCCGCTGACGGTGCTGATGGCCGCCTTCGTCACCTCCGAGCTGAAGACGGCCTTCCAGATCGGCTTCATGATCTTCATCCCGTTTCTGATCATCGACCTGGTGGTGGCTTCGGTACTGATGTCGATGGGCATGATGATGCTCTCGCCGATGATCGTGTCGCTGCCGTTCAAGATCATGCTGTTCGTGCTGGTCGACGGCTGGGCGCTGCTGATGGGCACGCTCGCATCCAGCTTCTACATGGGGGGCTAG
- the fliR gene encoding flagellar biosynthetic protein FliR: MELAIDQILGWAVSYLWVLIRVGAMLMVAPIFGSQTLPMRVRLLIALVISVVITPMVPDIPTVDPLSVAGFVMIVQQILIGVAMGFVLNLVLAAFVIAGESIAMSMGLGFAQTVDPQNGVSVPLVSQFLTIVVTLLMVTLNVPAMIVKMLADSFTILPISPIGLTPEDFRAIADFGQQMYINAVLVALPIVTTLLMVNLAMGVITRAAPQMNIFSVGFPATLMIGFFLLFLAAPLWFPNVEQFVQQAFVLITEILR, encoded by the coding sequence ATGGAACTGGCGATCGACCAGATCCTCGGCTGGGCCGTCAGCTACCTGTGGGTACTGATCCGGGTCGGGGCCATGCTGATGGTCGCGCCGATCTTCGGTTCGCAGACGCTCCCCATGCGGGTTCGCCTCTTGATCGCGCTGGTGATTTCGGTGGTGATCACGCCCATGGTGCCCGACATCCCGACCGTCGATCCGCTCTCGGTCGCCGGGTTCGTGATGATCGTCCAGCAGATCCTGATCGGCGTGGCGATGGGTTTCGTACTCAACCTGGTGCTGGCGGCCTTCGTCATCGCCGGGGAGTCGATCGCCATGAGCATGGGCCTGGGCTTCGCCCAGACCGTCGATCCGCAGAACGGGGTCAGCGTGCCGCTGGTGTCCCAGTTTCTCACCATCGTCGTCACGCTGCTGATGGTCACGCTCAACGTGCCGGCGATGATCGTCAAGATGCTGGCGGACTCGTTCACGATTCTGCCGATCTCGCCCATCGGCCTGACGCCCGAGGATTTCCGAGCCATTGCCGACTTCGGCCAGCAGATGTACATCAACGCGGTGCTCGTGGCCTTGCCGATCGTCACCACGCTGCTGATGGTCAACCTCGCGATGGGCGTGATCACGCGCGCCGCGCCGCAGATGAACATCTTCTCGGTAGGCTTCCCCGCCACGCTGATGATCGGCTTCTTCCTGCTCTTCCTCGCCGCTCCCCTCTGGTTCCCGAACGTGGAACAGTTCGTGCAACAGGCGTTCGTCCTGATCACGGAAATCCTGAGGTAA
- a CDS encoding penicillin-binding protein activator, with the protein MPTSKRPLTRRRQQAFPRTVARVRLGLFAAALLTLGGCAQMPSSGKPAPASPAQTQLQQAVQASDPAGIARARLAMSQDLSGTERAEQQLLALETAIDAHDLQLARELYQQVDTQSLWPRINPRRAAIARGLGQWAEGDRSGAMRTIHRIPLPLEPNIEGRRLFLLGAMEAEAGDPLRAARYYHAANDLLPPKQREPNHARIWNLLLEIPTEQLRDAAANAGDSRFADWLDLALTYRQRPAGVEDWVTNHPDHPSVESGFVDMLDSAGSLESIRTPSQQGPVAVLLPHSKQYEGISQAIRQGIEYAAQNGALGGRELRFIDSGTGRLGVRAALEEAEAAGAAVVIGPLLKSQLPALGAIGPNGPLAIALNSPAPGESMPMGVVSFSLSPEQDAQAAARRMWAEGHRRVAIFSAGQQLGERTRDAFAEEFTLMGGDVVDRASFNPGQTDFSSELRNLLQVRDEAEDDGPFQPVIRNDLDAIFLAASGDELALITPQLDYFGAEELPRYGLGLAYSGNVDKRADGDKDKVKIPVAPMLLAGPAGPDHPMRPAYEQAQLAGSLPRLFAFGADAARVAGRIDALLQGGTVSGLTGELSLTPTGVIQRQPRWGQFRNGLLKPLPELGDTISSDMNSGSTDGTTGNVPTTGF; encoded by the coding sequence ATGCCGACCAGCAAACGCCCGCTCACCCGCCGGCGCCAGCAGGCCTTCCCCCGCACTGTCGCTCGTGTCCGCCTAGGACTGTTTGCCGCCGCTCTGCTGACGCTCGGCGGCTGCGCCCAGATGCCAAGCTCGGGAAAACCGGCACCCGCCTCCCCGGCGCAGACGCAACTGCAACAGGCGGTACAGGCCTCCGACCCGGCCGGAATTGCCCGCGCTCGGCTGGCCATGTCGCAGGACCTCTCCGGCACCGAGCGAGCAGAGCAGCAACTTCTCGCGCTGGAAACGGCCATTGATGCCCACGATCTCCAACTGGCACGCGAACTCTATCAGCAGGTCGACACCCAATCGCTCTGGCCGCGCATCAACCCCCGGCGAGCGGCCATCGCGCGCGGCCTTGGCCAGTGGGCCGAAGGCGATCGCAGCGGGGCCATGCGCACCATTCACCGTATCCCGCTGCCGCTCGAACCGAACATCGAAGGGCGCCGCCTGTTCCTGCTGGGTGCCATGGAAGCGGAAGCCGGCGACCCGTTGCGTGCGGCGCGCTACTATCATGCCGCCAACGACCTGCTGCCGCCCAAGCAGCGCGAACCGAATCACGCCCGCATCTGGAACCTGCTGCTCGAGATCCCGACCGAGCAGCTCCGTGACGCGGCGGCCAATGCCGGCGACTCGCGCTTCGCCGACTGGCTCGACCTGGCTCTGACCTACCGCCAGCGCCCCGCCGGCGTGGAAGACTGGGTCACCAACCACCCGGACCACCCCTCGGTCGAGAGTGGGTTCGTCGACATGCTCGACTCGGCCGGCAGCCTCGAGTCGATCCGCACCCCGAGCCAGCAGGGACCGGTGGCCGTACTGCTGCCCCACTCCAAACAGTACGAGGGCATCAGCCAGGCCATCCGCCAGGGGATCGAATACGCTGCCCAGAATGGCGCCCTCGGGGGCCGCGAGTTGCGCTTCATCGACTCCGGCACCGGCCGACTCGGCGTCCGTGCCGCTCTCGAGGAGGCCGAGGCGGCCGGGGCAGCCGTGGTTATCGGGCCACTGCTCAAGTCGCAGCTGCCCGCACTCGGGGCGATCGGCCCGAATGGCCCGCTGGCCATCGCGCTGAATTCGCCGGCGCCGGGCGAATCCATGCCCATGGGCGTGGTGAGCTTCTCGCTCTCGCCGGAGCAGGATGCCCAGGCCGCCGCCCGTCGCATGTGGGCCGAGGGCCATCGGCGGGTGGCGATCTTCTCGGCCGGGCAACAGCTCGGCGAGCGAACCCGCGACGCCTTCGCCGAGGAGTTCACCCTGATGGGCGGCGATGTGGTCGACCGGGCCAGCTTCAACCCCGGCCAGACCGACTTCTCCAGCGAACTGCGCAACCTGCTGCAGGTGCGGGACGAAGCCGAGGATGACGGGCCGTTCCAGCCGGTAATCCGCAACGACCTGGACGCCATCTTCCTCGCCGCCAGCGGCGACGAACTCGCGCTGATCACGCCGCAACTCGATTACTTCGGCGCCGAGGAATTGCCGCGTTACGGCCTGGGACTGGCCTACTCCGGCAATGTCGACAAGCGGGCCGATGGCGACAAGGACAAGGTCAAGATCCCGGTCGCGCCGATGCTGCTGGCCGGCCCGGCGGGCCCCGATCACCCGATGCGCCCCGCCTACGAGCAGGCGCAGCTCGCCGGCTCGCTGCCGCGCCTGTTCGCGTTCGGCGCCGATGCGGCCCGCGTTGCCGGTCGGATCGATGCCCTGCTGCAGGGCGGGACGGTCAGTGGTCTGACCGGCGAGCTGTCCCTCACGCCCACGGGTGTGATCCAGCGCCAGCCGCGCTGGGGCCAGTTCCGCAACGGGCTGCTGAAGCCGCTGCCGGAGCTCGGCGACACCATCAGCTCCGATATGAATTCGGGCTCGACGGACGGGACGACCGGCAACGTTCCGACGACCGGCTTCTAG
- the rsmI gene encoding 16S rRNA (cytidine(1402)-2'-O)-methyltransferase has translation MSSSNAGREAVSPGRWVVAGHCYVVATPIGNLADISERAILVLRGVDFIACEDTRHARVLLNHLGVQKELVALHEHNERGASEAIRRRLEAGESVALISDAGTPAISDPGEVLVRVLADGEVPVVPIPGASAVIAALSASGLPGRPFWFEGFLPPQGKARRERLAELAEVEATLAFYEAPHRIVKSVAACAEGLGGSRPAVLARELTKRFEQIARGSLAELAEQLASGEIPARGEFVVLVGPGEAGEAGDAVDADVLIGLLVDEGVAPKTIARVVSRTTSRSRNAVYAEVLARREDAPNS, from the coding sequence ATGTCCAGTTCGAATGCGGGGCGCGAGGCGGTATCCCCCGGTCGCTGGGTAGTGGCGGGCCATTGCTATGTGGTCGCCACTCCCATCGGCAACCTGGCCGACATCAGCGAGCGGGCCATCCTGGTGCTGCGCGGCGTGGATTTCATCGCCTGCGAGGACACCCGTCATGCCCGGGTCCTGTTGAACCATCTCGGCGTGCAGAAGGAACTGGTCGCGTTGCACGAGCACAACGAGCGCGGGGCGAGTGAGGCGATTCGTCGTCGGCTCGAGGCCGGTGAATCGGTTGCGCTGATCAGTGACGCCGGCACGCCGGCCATCAGTGATCCGGGCGAGGTGCTGGTGCGCGTGCTGGCGGATGGCGAGGTGCCGGTCGTCCCCATCCCCGGCGCATCAGCGGTGATCGCTGCCCTGTCCGCCTCCGGACTGCCGGGGCGCCCGTTCTGGTTCGAGGGGTTTCTGCCGCCTCAGGGCAAGGCGAGGCGTGAACGTCTCGCCGAGTTGGCGGAAGTCGAGGCGACCCTGGCGTTCTACGAGGCGCCGCACCGCATCGTCAAGAGCGTGGCGGCATGCGCCGAGGGCCTCGGTGGTTCTCGTCCGGCCGTTCTCGCCCGCGAGCTCACCAAGCGCTTCGAGCAGATCGCACGTGGCTCGCTGGCCGAGTTGGCCGAACAGCTGGCGTCTGGCGAGATCCCCGCCCGGGGAGAGTTCGTCGTTCTGGTCGGGCCGGGCGAGGCCGGGGAGGCTGGCGACGCCGTTGACGCGGATGTCCTGATCGGGTTGCTGGTCGACGAAGGCGTGGCGCCGAAGACCATTGCCCGGGTCGTTTCGCGAACGACCTCACGCTCGCGCAACGCGGTCTACGCCGAGGTGCTCGCACGGCGGGAGGATGCCCCCAACTCCTGA
- a CDS encoding flagellar basal body-associated FliL family protein has translation MAEGDEATQEKKGGSKLVVILLVVLIVVILAVGAVVATLLLTGGDKEPAGDEVAQEQVEEVEAPKGPPITIPLGEPITVNLSKPNDANVLQVQLDMVTRDPKVQEHVKALRSRIINDVMLSLSEVDAAELRTREGKEALQQTLTEDINRILEDGTELEKPVENVYFTRLLMQ, from the coding sequence ATGGCCGAAGGAGACGAGGCAACTCAAGAGAAGAAGGGCGGTAGCAAGCTGGTGGTGATCCTGCTGGTGGTGCTGATCGTGGTGATTCTCGCCGTTGGGGCGGTGGTGGCCACGCTTCTCCTGACCGGTGGCGACAAGGAGCCGGCCGGCGACGAGGTTGCCCAGGAACAGGTAGAGGAGGTCGAGGCACCCAAGGGGCCGCCGATCACCATCCCGCTCGGCGAGCCGATCACGGTCAATCTGAGCAAGCCGAACGACGCCAACGTGCTGCAGGTGCAGCTGGACATGGTGACCCGCGACCCGAAGGTCCAGGAGCACGTCAAGGCGCTGCGTTCGCGGATCATCAACGACGTCATGCTGTCGCTGAGCGAAGTCGATGCCGCCGAGTTGCGCACCCGCGAGGGCAAGGAGGCGCTGCAGCAGACGCTGACCGAGGACATCAACCGCATCCTCGAGGACGGGACCGAGCTCGAGAAGCCGGTCGAGAACGTCTATTTCACCCGGCTTCTGATGCAGTGA
- the fliO gene encoding flagellar biosynthetic protein FliO, whose amino-acid sequence MRALVFLSMLAMAAPAAAAETIDPLAPSYLVKLVISLLLVLILMFALVWAVKRFGRLDARAGNYPMQVLTQMSIGPRERILLVAVGDRQMLVGVSQGAIESLGWVDPPLDPVKREGGHPSFGEAFQEQLAARFGRRGKGGSNDG is encoded by the coding sequence ATGCGGGCACTGGTTTTCCTTTCGATGCTCGCGATGGCGGCCCCGGCCGCCGCGGCCGAGACGATCGATCCGCTGGCGCCGAGCTACCTGGTCAAGCTGGTGATCAGCCTGTTGCTGGTGCTGATCCTGATGTTCGCGCTGGTGTGGGCGGTCAAGCGATTCGGTCGGCTCGACGCCCGGGCGGGCAACTACCCGATGCAGGTGCTCACCCAGATGTCGATCGGCCCGCGCGAGCGCATCCTGCTGGTGGCGGTCGGCGATCGGCAGATGCTGGTCGGGGTCAGCCAGGGCGCGATCGAGTCGCTCGGCTGGGTCGATCCGCCGCTCGACCCTGTCAAGCGCGAGGGTGGCCATCCGAGCTTCGGCGAGGCCTTCCAGGAACAGCTTGCTGCCCGCTTCGGCCGGCGCGGCAAGGGAGGTTCGAATGACGGCTAG
- the flhB gene encoding flagellar biosynthesis protein FlhB, with protein MAENENGQEKTEEPTEKRLRDAREKGQVARSRELNSFVLTTGSAAVFLVFGGQMMLGLSEVVRESFIISRADVFDQAAMFSRLANAFADGFLAFAPLFLATIVLAVIATLAVGGWNFSTQAMAPKLSKMNPLSGFKRIFGVQALMELAKTFAKFTLIAAIGIAVFFAFEPEFLSLGLQPFDAALAHAGWLIAWGFLAVSLGLLLVALIDVPFQIWQHHKQQRMTLQEVKDEHKDTEGRPEIKQRIRQTQMQMSQRRMMEAVPEADVVVTNPTHFAVALKYDAEGVGAPMVVAKGVDEMAMNLRKIAQAHGVELFEAPPLARALYTHVEIDEVIPAALYTAVAQVLAYVYQLKEAARGAGPSPGRPDPEVPQEFDVPPNA; from the coding sequence GTGGCCGAGAACGAGAACGGTCAGGAGAAAACCGAAGAACCTACCGAGAAACGCCTTCGCGATGCCCGTGAAAAGGGGCAGGTGGCGCGTTCGCGCGAGCTTAACTCCTTCGTGCTGACGACCGGTTCGGCAGCGGTGTTTCTGGTCTTCGGCGGCCAGATGATGCTGGGGCTCTCCGAGGTGGTTCGGGAGTCGTTCATCATCTCGCGGGCCGACGTCTTCGATCAGGCGGCGATGTTCAGCCGCCTGGCCAACGCGTTCGCCGACGGCTTTCTCGCCTTCGCGCCGCTGTTCCTCGCCACCATCGTCCTGGCGGTGATCGCGACCCTGGCGGTGGGCGGCTGGAACTTCTCCACCCAGGCCATGGCGCCGAAGCTGTCCAAGATGAATCCCCTCTCCGGGTTCAAGCGCATCTTCGGTGTCCAGGCGCTGATGGAGCTGGCCAAGACCTTCGCCAAGTTCACCTTGATCGCGGCCATCGGCATCGCGGTGTTCTTCGCCTTCGAACCGGAATTCCTCAGTCTCGGCCTGCAGCCGTTCGATGCGGCGCTCGCCCACGCCGGCTGGCTGATTGCCTGGGGGTTCCTGGCGGTCTCGCTCGGTCTGCTGCTGGTGGCGTTGATCGACGTGCCGTTCCAGATCTGGCAGCACCACAAGCAGCAGCGCATGACACTCCAGGAGGTCAAGGACGAGCACAAGGACACCGAGGGCCGGCCCGAGATCAAGCAGCGCATCCGCCAGACCCAGATGCAGATGTCGCAGCGGCGCATGATGGAGGCAGTGCCCGAGGCCGACGTGGTGGTCACCAACCCGACGCACTTCGCCGTTGCCCTGAAGTACGACGCCGAGGGCGTCGGCGCGCCGATGGTGGTCGCCAAGGGCGTCGACGAGATGGCCATGAACCTGCGCAAGATCGCCCAGGCCCATGGCGTGGAACTGTTCGAGGCACCGCCGTTGGCACGGGCCTTGTATACGCACGTCGAGATCGACGAGGTGATACCGGCGGCGCTCTATACCGCGGTGGCCCAGGTGCTTGCCTACGTCTATCAGCTCAAGGAAGCCGCGCGCGGCGCCGGGCCGTCTCCGGGCCGCCCGGACCCTGAGGTGCCGCAGGAATTCGATGTGCCGCCAAACGCCTGA
- the fliM gene encoding flagellar motor switch protein FliM, with product MTDADILSQDEIDALLNGVDEGDVETEQGVGDPQQAISYDLTTQERIVRGRLPTLEMLNERFARSLRIRLVSMLRRSVEISIEGVEMSKFSDYIHTLFVPTSMTLMHVRPLKGLGMFMMESRLVFSLVDNFFGGFGMHAKIEGRDFTPTELRVIKRVLEQATEEMQNSWAPIYPIMFETVSHEMNPQLANIVSATEVVVVSSFRIEVEGGSGKFDFVVPYSMIEPIRDLLDGGMQGDRLEVDERWTKALKRELGFAEVDLSAHLADVRMSLKDVANLEVGQVIPFEMPECSTLVSDGLPLFRGKMGNYKGNKAIRVEEAVPERLERAAHPNEILRAQIPGLKQSGENDDG from the coding sequence ATGACTGACGCAGACATTCTCTCCCAGGACGAGATCGACGCGCTGCTCAATGGCGTGGACGAAGGCGACGTCGAGACCGAACAGGGCGTCGGCGACCCGCAACAGGCCATCTCCTACGATCTCACCACCCAGGAGCGTATCGTCCGGGGGCGCCTGCCGACCCTGGAGATGCTCAACGAGCGCTTCGCTCGCAGCCTGCGCATCCGGCTGGTCTCCATGCTGCGCCGTTCGGTCGAGATCTCGATCGAAGGCGTGGAGATGAGCAAGTTCTCGGATTACATCCACACCCTGTTCGTGCCCACCTCGATGACGCTGATGCACGTGCGTCCGCTCAAGGGTCTGGGCATGTTCATGATGGAGTCGCGGCTGGTGTTTTCGCTGGTCGACAACTTCTTCGGCGGTTTCGGCATGCACGCCAAGATCGAGGGGCGCGATTTCACGCCCACCGAGCTGCGCGTGATCAAGCGGGTACTGGAGCAGGCCACCGAGGAAATGCAGAACTCCTGGGCGCCGATCTACCCGATCATGTTCGAGACCGTGAGCCACGAGATGAACCCGCAGCTCGCCAACATCGTCTCGGCGACCGAGGTGGTGGTTGTCTCGAGCTTTCGCATCGAGGTCGAGGGCGGGTCCGGCAAGTTCGACTTCGTCGTGCCGTACTCGATGATCGAGCCGATCCGCGATCTGCTCGACGGCGGCATGCAGGGCGACCGGCTCGAGGTGGACGAGCGCTGGACCAAGGCGCTCAAGCGCGAGCTGGGGTTTGCCGAGGTCGATCTGAGCGCGCACCTGGCCGACGTGCGCATGTCGCTCAAGGACGTGGCCAACCTCGAGGTCGGTCAGGTGATTCCCTTCGAGATGCCCGAATGCTCCACGCTGGTCAGCGACGGGCTGCCGCTGTTCCGCGGCAAGATGGGTAACTACAAAGGCAACAAGGCAATACGGGTGGAGGAGGCCGTTCCGGAACGACTGGAACGGGCGGCACACCCCAACGAGATCCTGCGGGCGCAGATCCCCGGGCTGAAGCAATCAGGAGAAAATGACGATGGCTGA
- the fliQ gene encoding flagellar biosynthesis protein FliQ, with translation MSPDTVIELTRQALTVILYLSMPILLTALAVGLLIGMFQAATQINEMTLSFIPKMIAVVFAILLAAPWMLQVIVDFTERLFHNIPSLIS, from the coding sequence ATGAGTCCGGATACGGTTATCGAGCTGACCCGCCAGGCGCTGACGGTCATCCTGTATCTGTCGATGCCAATCCTGCTCACCGCGCTGGCCGTGGGCCTGCTGATCGGCATGTTCCAGGCGGCCACGCAGATCAACGAGATGACGCTGAGCTTCATCCCCAAGATGATCGCGGTGGTGTTCGCCATCCTCTTGGCCGCGCCCTGGATGCTCCAGGTCATCGTCGACTTCACCGAGCGGCTGTTCCACAACATCCCGTCGCTGATCTCCTAG
- the fliN gene encoding flagellar motor switch protein FliN, with protein MADESDKSVEDDWAAAMAEQAETEAGGGSDDASQVHMEQFHDGGQPDDDENPVNFDVIMDVPVTISMEIGRTSINIRNLLQLNQGSIVELDRLAGEPLDVLVNGTLIARGEVVVINEKFGIRLTDVISPAERLRKLR; from the coding sequence ATGGCTGATGAATCCGACAAGTCCGTCGAGGACGATTGGGCGGCGGCCATGGCCGAACAGGCCGAGACCGAGGCCGGCGGGGGCAGCGATGATGCCTCGCAGGTCCACATGGAACAGTTCCATGATGGCGGTCAGCCGGACGACGACGAGAACCCGGTCAACTTCGACGTCATCATGGACGTGCCGGTCACCATCTCGATGGAGATCGGGCGCACCTCGATCAACATCCGCAACCTGCTGCAGCTCAACCAGGGGTCGATCGTCGAGCTAGACCGGCTGGCCGGCGAGCCGCTGGACGTGCTGGTCAACGGCACGCTCATCGCCCGCGGCGAAGTGGTGGTGATCAACGAGAAGTTCGGCATCCGCCTGACCGACGTCATCAGCCCGGCCGAGCGCCTGCGCAAGCTGCGTTGA
- a CDS encoding GGDEF domain-containing protein, which yields MTLTTATTISQKGFGMACYLNTDESYGDPAASGPERGSACCYPATPGATPEEWNERGAALLRSLVRCVSVAVALDSIREHLEVFLSITSISWQLGEERYCCNEANPSEHTIPIALSLDDGSFGRLLLHSRYPVENFDLGPLRRMLAVVAYPLRNLRMLEHALIAAEHDALTGLKNRRAFDMDLQEVHARFQRYGGQASLLLLDMSRFKSINDTYGHDVGDRALTRVAEGLDRCLRQTDSAYRLGGDEFAVILPETPYHGARRLAARLIEWLQEYPLRDTGDEIIPLRASIGMAQWREDEDRDEWFRRADQALYGRHGDHAGGEPLGRLA from the coding sequence TTGACGCTAACGACCGCGACAACCATTAGCCAGAAGGGTTTCGGCATGGCCTGCTACCTCAACACGGACGAATCATATGGCGACCCGGCGGCCTCGGGGCCGGAGCGGGGATCGGCCTGTTGCTATCCGGCGACGCCGGGGGCGACGCCCGAGGAATGGAACGAGCGCGGTGCGGCGTTGCTACGGTCGCTGGTGCGCTGCGTCAGCGTCGCGGTGGCGCTCGACAGCATCCGCGAGCACCTCGAGGTATTTCTGTCGATAACGTCAATTTCCTGGCAGCTGGGCGAAGAGCGCTACTGCTGCAACGAGGCGAACCCGTCGGAGCACACCATCCCGATAGCGCTGTCGCTGGATGATGGTTCCTTTGGTCGCCTTCTCCTGCACAGCCGATATCCAGTCGAGAACTTCGATCTGGGGCCGCTGCGCCGGATGCTGGCAGTGGTCGCCTATCCGCTGCGCAATCTGCGGATGCTCGAGCACGCTCTGATCGCGGCCGAACACGATGCGCTGACCGGACTGAAGAATCGCCGTGCCTTCGACATGGACCTGCAGGAGGTGCATGCGCGCTTCCAGCGTTACGGTGGGCAGGCGAGCCTGCTGCTCCTGGACATGTCGCGGTTCAAGTCGATCAACGACACCTACGGGCATGACGTTGGTGATCGGGCGCTGACGCGTGTGGCCGAGGGGCTGGATCGCTGTCTGCGGCAGACTGACAGCGCCTACCGGCTCGGTGGCGACGAGTTTGCGGTCATTCTTCCCGAGACGCCGTATCACGGTGCCCGCCGGCTCGCGGCCCGACTGATCGAGTGGTTGCAGGAGTATCCGCTGCGCGATACCGGTGACGAGATCATCCCTCTTAGGGCGAGCATCGGGATGGCGCAGTGGCGCGAGGACGAGGATCGCGACGAGTGGTTTCGTCGCGCCGACCAGGCCCTGTACGGCCGTCACGGTGACCATGCCGGCGGCGAACCGCTGGGGCGACTGGCCTGA